One genomic region from Pseudomonas sp. R5-89-07 encodes:
- a CDS encoding pilus assembly protein TadG-related protein, which produces MSPRLHGKQRGAVGLMAASVLALVLAFTLLAVDSGRLYLEKRRLQGVADTAALEAVSRGGSCAAGLSAAAFAAQSVARNQFVVGSGNTLATRCGAVTTGASGQRLFTANPAVSSAIEVVVGKTVTTSVAGGVWSLVSGNPISLNTLLTAKAVAAKPTPPMAQLSIKSTLVSVDSASAGMLNAVFSGLLGGAVNVSVLGWNGLLNSNINLLSYLDQLALDLHVTAGDYTQLLNTTATASQLLQAAITVLGSNPLTVDAVTALGTIKAGATSPVPLTLGKILQVQTGTTAAALNANLQVFQLIQGVVLLSGSQSAAAATLPISVLGLANITTQIKVIEPPQLSAIGNPMLAAANPLGPNKIYVRTAQLRTQVTLSLPVLSSVSGLTTAVNDLVGPLTPVLNGLLSLNLVTTINSAFCLLGAGCQQLDIIALPGNVPLKIVLDAGGASTYVTGYTCPTGSAGTKSLTAHTISSIASLNVGNISNAFSSTQPMSVAPLPLVDIGVKTCHKILGVGSCDTRVAFAGGGIAINVQSTIAGSNSEQNLVFSSSTPFATPPNVGLAPSYQAAVPATDLVSGLSAALNGVGISAYQPVGNNPLGSLVGNTVSLLSGVSALITPVLNNALSPLLNPILNNLLNSLGISLANVTVGANLSCGQSGEAYLVI; this is translated from the coding sequence ATGTCTCCCCGACTTCATGGCAAGCAGCGCGGCGCCGTCGGCTTGATGGCGGCCAGTGTGTTGGCGCTGGTATTGGCGTTCACCTTGCTGGCGGTAGACAGCGGTCGGCTTTACCTGGAAAAGCGCAGGCTGCAAGGGGTGGCGGACACGGCGGCGCTGGAAGCGGTCAGCCGTGGCGGTAGCTGTGCAGCCGGCTTGAGCGCGGCGGCGTTTGCGGCGCAAAGCGTGGCACGTAACCAGTTTGTCGTGGGCAGCGGCAACACCCTGGCCACCCGTTGCGGTGCCGTCACCACCGGTGCGTCCGGCCAGCGCCTGTTCACGGCCAACCCCGCCGTGTCATCGGCGATCGAGGTGGTGGTCGGCAAAACCGTCACCACCAGCGTCGCCGGTGGCGTCTGGTCACTGGTGTCCGGTAACCCGATCAGTCTCAATACCCTTTTGACCGCCAAGGCAGTGGCGGCCAAACCTACGCCGCCGATGGCTCAGTTGAGTATCAAGAGCACCCTGGTCAGCGTCGATAGCGCCAGTGCCGGCATGCTGAACGCGGTGTTCAGCGGGCTGCTCGGCGGCGCGGTGAATGTGTCGGTGCTCGGCTGGAATGGCTTGCTCAACAGCAACATCAACCTGCTCAGCTACCTCGACCAACTGGCCCTGGACCTGCACGTGACCGCGGGTGATTACACCCAGTTGCTCAACACCACGGCGACCGCCTCGCAACTGCTGCAAGCGGCGATTACCGTGCTGGGCAGCAACCCGCTGACGGTCGATGCGGTGACCGCGCTGGGCACTATCAAAGCAGGGGCGACCAGCCCGGTGCCGCTGACCCTCGGCAAAATCCTGCAGGTGCAGACCGGCACCACCGCCGCTGCGCTGAATGCCAACCTGCAAGTCTTCCAATTGATTCAAGGCGTGGTGCTGCTATCCGGCAGCCAGAGCGCGGCGGCGGCGACCTTGCCCATCAGCGTGTTAGGGCTGGCCAATATCACCACCCAGATCAAAGTGATCGAGCCGCCGCAGCTGTCCGCGATTGGCAATCCGATGCTCGCGGCAGCGAACCCGTTGGGCCCGAATAAAATCTATGTGCGTACCGCGCAATTGCGCACTCAGGTAACGCTGAGTTTGCCGGTGCTGAGCAGTGTGTCCGGCTTGACCACTGCGGTTAACGACTTGGTGGGGCCGCTGACGCCGGTGCTCAACGGCCTGCTGAGCTTGAACCTGGTCACTACGATCAACTCGGCTTTTTGCCTGCTGGGCGCCGGTTGCCAACAACTGGACATCATTGCGCTGCCGGGTAATGTGCCGCTCAAGATCGTGCTGGATGCCGGCGGCGCCAGCACTTATGTCACTGGCTACACCTGCCCGACAGGCAGCGCGGGCACCAAGAGCCTGACTGCTCATACCATCAGCTCCATCGCGTCGCTGAATGTCGGCAACATCAGCAACGCGTTTTCCTCCACTCAGCCAATGAGCGTGGCACCCCTGCCGCTGGTGGATATCGGCGTCAAGACCTGCCATAAGATCCTCGGTGTCGGCAGTTGCGATACTCGTGTGGCGTTTGCCGGCGGCGGTATAGCGATCAACGTGCAAAGCACGATCGCAGGAAGCAACAGTGAGCAGAACCTGGTGTTTTCCAGCTCCACGCCCTTCGCCACTCCGCCTAATGTGGGGCTTGCGCCCAGTTATCAGGCGGCCGTGCCGGCTACTGATCTGGTGAGTGGCCTTTCTGCTGCGCTCAATGGCGTCGGCATTAGCGCCTATCAACCGGTGGGCAACAACCCATTGGGCAGCCTGGTCGGCAACACGGTGTCGTTGCTCAGCGGCGTCAGCGCCCTGATAACGCCCGTGTTGAATAACGCCCTGAGCCCATTGCTCAACCCAATCCTCAACAACCTGCTGAACAGCCTCGGCATCAGCCTGGCAAACGTGACGGTGGGCGCCAACCTGAGCTGCGGCCAGAGCGGCGAGGCCTATCTGGTGATTTAA
- a CDS encoding MazG-like family protein, with amino-acid sequence MNLEHLTERLHRIRDTNDWKPFHSPKNLAMAASVEMAELVEIFQWLTEDQSRQLPADKLAHAGQEVGDIVLYLLLLCSELGLDMNEVVRAKLADSERRFAHE; translated from the coding sequence ATGAACCTCGAACACCTCACCGAACGCCTGCACCGCATCCGCGATACCAACGACTGGAAGCCGTTCCACAGCCCGAAAAACCTGGCCATGGCCGCCAGTGTGGAAATGGCCGAGCTGGTGGAGATCTTCCAATGGCTGACCGAAGACCAGTCACGCCAATTGCCCGCCGATAAGCTGGCGCACGCCGGCCAGGAAGTCGGCGATATCGTGCTGTACCTGCTGTTGCTGTGCAGCGAGCTGGGCCTGGACATGAACGAAGTCGTGCGCGCCAAACTGGCCGACAGCGAACGGCGGTTTGCCCATGAGTGA
- the pbpC gene encoding peptidoglycan glycosyltransferase PbpC (penicillin-binding protein 1C), whose amino-acid sequence MNLRFVARSTLLSLLLVIALLWLADRIWPLPLPQDDLARVVLAEDGTPLWRFADANGVWRYPVQTSEVSPYYLDALLTYEDRWFYRHPGVNPLALARATWQNLTGARVVSGGSTLSMQVARLLDPHSRTFLGKLRQLWRTAQLEWHLSKEQILNLYLNRAPFGGTLQGVAAASWAYLGKPPAQLTHAEAALLAVLPQAPSRLRPDRHPQRAQQARDKVLRRLAEFQVWPQAAVDEALEEPLLLAPRLEPSLAPLLARRLNRPDSPPLIRTTVDATLQRRLEDLLLGWRARLPEHTSAAILVVEEETMAVRAYLGSVDINDAKRYGHVDMISALRSPGSTLKPFLYGMALDDGLIHSESLLQDVPRRYGDYRPGNFSMGFTGAVPASTALSSSLNLPAVQLLEAYGPKRFAAQMRIGGMPLALPALAEPNLALILGGAGSRLEDLVSGYSAFAREGKSATLRLQPDDALRERPLLSPGAAWIVRRILSGQARPDRDPRAELVQRPTLAWKTGTSYGFRDAWAIGVGPRYLIGVWIGRPDGTPVPGQFGLASAAPLMLQVHDVLTNRDSQRGISAAVKPVPANVGVAAICWPLGQPMSRSDPNCRRQRFAWTLDNTTPPTLQALDQPLSVGLMESIWINAKGLRVDAHCPGAEPKNIALWPAPLEPWLPRVERREARIPAADPQCPPPALAASSPLSIVGVREGDQLRLPAASQQALRLKISALGGSGRRWWFLNGAPLGDSANQDFINASFERLGRYQLSVLDEAGQTARLEFSVVD is encoded by the coding sequence TTGAATTTGCGTTTTGTTGCCCGCTCGACACTGCTGAGCCTGCTGTTGGTCATTGCCCTGCTATGGCTGGCCGACCGCATCTGGCCCTTGCCGTTGCCCCAGGACGACCTGGCCCGGGTGGTGTTAGCCGAGGACGGCACGCCGTTATGGCGCTTTGCCGATGCCAACGGCGTATGGCGCTACCCGGTGCAAACCAGCGAAGTATCACCGTATTACCTGGACGCGCTGCTGACCTACGAGGACCGCTGGTTCTACCGCCACCCCGGCGTCAACCCGCTGGCCCTGGCGCGGGCGACGTGGCAGAACCTGACCGGTGCACGGGTGGTGTCGGGCGGCAGTACCTTGTCGATGCAAGTGGCGCGCTTGCTCGATCCGCATTCGCGTACCTTCCTCGGCAAGTTGCGTCAGTTGTGGCGTACCGCGCAGTTGGAGTGGCACCTGTCCAAGGAGCAGATTCTCAACCTGTACCTGAACCGCGCGCCGTTCGGCGGCACATTGCAGGGCGTGGCGGCAGCCAGTTGGGCGTACCTGGGCAAACCCCCGGCTCAATTGACCCACGCTGAAGCGGCCCTGCTCGCGGTATTGCCCCAGGCGCCGAGCCGCTTGCGCCCGGATCGTCACCCGCAGCGCGCCCAGCAGGCCCGGGACAAAGTGCTGCGCCGCCTCGCCGAGTTCCAGGTCTGGCCGCAGGCGGCGGTGGATGAGGCGCTGGAAGAACCGCTGCTGCTGGCACCGCGCCTGGAACCGAGCCTGGCACCGTTGCTGGCGCGCCGCTTGAACCGCCCAGACAGCCCGCCGCTGATCCGCACCACGGTGGATGCCACGTTGCAGCGCCGTCTGGAAGACCTGCTGCTGGGTTGGCGCGCGCGTTTGCCCGAGCACACTTCCGCCGCCATCCTGGTGGTCGAGGAAGAGACCATGGCCGTGCGCGCCTACCTCGGCTCGGTCGATATCAACGATGCCAAGCGTTACGGGCATGTGGACATGATCAGCGCGCTGCGCTCGCCCGGGTCCACCTTGAAACCCTTCCTGTATGGCATGGCCCTGGACGATGGCCTGATTCATTCAGAATCCCTGCTGCAGGACGTGCCGCGACGCTATGGCGATTACCGGCCGGGCAATTTTTCCATGGGTTTTACCGGCGCGGTGCCGGCGAGCACGGCACTCTCCAGCTCGCTGAACCTGCCGGCGGTGCAATTGCTGGAAGCCTACGGGCCGAAACGCTTTGCCGCGCAGATGCGCATCGGCGGCATGCCGCTGGCGTTGCCGGCGCTGGCCGAACCGAACCTGGCGTTGATCCTGGGCGGTGCGGGCAGCCGCCTGGAAGATCTGGTGAGCGGCTACAGTGCGTTCGCCCGCGAGGGCAAGAGCGCCACTCTGCGTTTGCAGCCGGATGACGCGCTGAGGGAGCGGCCGTTACTGTCGCCGGGGGCGGCCTGGATCGTGCGGCGTATCCTCAGCGGCCAGGCGCGCCCCGACCGGGACCCGCGGGCCGAACTGGTGCAACGTCCGACGCTGGCCTGGAAGACCGGCACCAGCTATGGCTTTCGCGATGCCTGGGCGATTGGCGTGGGCCCTCGCTATCTGATCGGTGTGTGGATCGGCCGACCGGACGGCACGCCGGTGCCAGGGCAGTTCGGCCTGGCGTCGGCGGCGCCATTGATGTTGCAGGTGCATGACGTGCTGACCAACCGCGACAGCCAGCGCGGCATCAGCGCAGCGGTCAAGCCGGTGCCGGCCAACGTGGGCGTGGCGGCGATCTGTTGGCCGCTGGGCCAGCCGATGAGCCGCAGCGATCCCAACTGTCGTCGCCAGCGCTTTGCCTGGACCCTGGACAACACCACGCCGCCGACCTTGCAGGCGTTGGATCAACCGCTGAGCGTGGGGTTGATGGAAAGTATCTGGATCAACGCCAAGGGGTTGCGGGTCGATGCCCATTGCCCTGGCGCCGAACCGAAAAATATTGCGCTGTGGCCGGCGCCGCTGGAGCCGTGGCTGCCCAGGGTGGAGCGCCGTGAAGCGCGCATTCCGGCAGCCGACCCGCAGTGCCCGCCGCCGGCACTGGCCGCGTCATCGCCGCTGTCCATCGTTGGCGTGCGTGAGGGCGACCAACTGCGCTTGCCCGCCGCCAGCCAACAAGCCCTGCGTTTGAAAATTTCCGCCCTGGGCGGCAGCGGGCGGCGCTGGTGGTTTCTCAATGGGGCGCCGCTGGGGGACAGTGCCAATCAGGATTTCATCAACGCCAGTTTCGAGCGATTGGGGCGCTATCAACTGAGTGTGCTGGATGAGGCGGGGCAGACGGCCAGGCTTGAGTTCAGTGTTGTCGATTAG
- a CDS encoding PAS domain-containing sensor histidine kinase encodes MTSGDKLFGRLLGRGGALAIAPAAPPSAGLQVHLDAHGQVLDISGTLRSQLAPHAEALPLQALLWPHSALMIEGVPADWQRHSLDLDFQGIGGQVLHTRGTLEPCEQGWRLQAVDIGDLLDGRQLAEQREQNQQLASQVSEQLRVCSLSRLPEVFNEQLCSVAQRWKIPCIALALLDQEDQGWVVYSQYAQHDAPLFWHPGQRLGTCLDSLNGTTPLSLQAPYGRGEHPRLHSVFGNADGFLVPYRDGQGVAAWLLCGAYSGHPDTRERDWLNLAAALAAPLLSRLREHRHHLQLERQEALQGLLGTGWWELLPDSGEIQLAPQLMRNLDPEEGPTRQALDSWLNLIHPADRQELHSRLRDLQALGKPLLTSVRLNRGDSDQPPTWYRVQGQVLGAGEQRRWIGFMLDISDIKNQQLQADAARARLDNLIASSPAVIYVQRYVNGALQPVFFSDSLLPLLGRTLAECNHDSLVQWVHPHDRDLYFQRTRQLLREGSVRSRYRVQDKQGDYHWLLDEAKLLRDDLGLPVEAVGLWLDVTDATLAAQQVKDSEERYRILVEDSPAMICRYRPDLTLTFGNTPLANYLECLPGQLPGLNLGHWLSAEQRAAFVLRIEQLTPEFPVSTAEISLQLPGREHAWWVWSDRGVFDERGNLLEVQAVGRDNTEVRRSQQQLTQSAKMATLGEMATGLAHEINQPLNVMRMAIVNVLKRLGNGDAQIDYLTEKLQRIDAQVQRAARVVDHMRVFGRRSEVEQQPFDPAQAVEGTLSLLSEGLRGKGVEVKLTQADIPVQVTGYADQLEQVLINLMVNARDALLSLKERHPDLRPWIAVHTEHDSRHVRIWVEDNGGGIDPRLLERVFEPFFTTKPIGVGTGLGLSVSYGIVENMGGRLSVNNGEHGARFCVELPRATEV; translated from the coding sequence TTGACCTCCGGGGACAAACTGTTCGGGCGCTTGCTCGGCCGTGGCGGCGCGCTGGCCATCGCGCCCGCTGCGCCGCCTTCGGCCGGTTTGCAGGTGCACTTGGATGCACACGGTCAGGTGCTCGATATCAGCGGCACACTGCGCTCACAACTGGCGCCCCATGCCGAGGCGTTGCCGCTGCAAGCCTTGCTGTGGCCCCACAGCGCCCTGATGATCGAGGGCGTTCCCGCCGACTGGCAGCGCCATAGCCTTGACCTGGATTTCCAGGGCATCGGCGGGCAAGTCCTGCACACCCGTGGCACCCTTGAGCCCTGCGAGCAGGGGTGGCGGCTGCAGGCGGTAGACATCGGCGATTTGCTTGACGGTCGGCAACTGGCCGAACAGCGCGAACAGAATCAGCAGTTGGCCAGCCAGGTCAGCGAGCAACTGCGCGTGTGCAGCCTCAGCCGACTGCCCGAGGTGTTCAACGAACAGCTGTGCAGCGTGGCGCAGCGCTGGAAAATCCCCTGTATCGCCCTGGCGCTGCTCGATCAGGAGGATCAGGGCTGGGTGGTCTACAGCCAATACGCCCAGCATGACGCGCCCTTGTTCTGGCACCCCGGCCAGCGGCTCGGCACCTGCCTGGACAGCCTCAACGGCACCACGCCATTGAGCCTGCAAGCGCCGTACGGTCGCGGTGAACACCCGCGCTTGCACAGTGTGTTCGGCAATGCCGATGGTTTCCTGGTGCCCTACCGAGATGGTCAGGGCGTCGCCGCGTGGCTGCTGTGCGGGGCCTACAGCGGCCACCCCGACACCCGCGAGCGTGACTGGCTGAACCTCGCCGCCGCCCTCGCCGCCCCGCTGCTCAGTCGCCTGCGCGAACACCGCCATCACTTGCAGCTGGAACGCCAGGAAGCCCTGCAGGGCTTGCTCGGCACCGGCTGGTGGGAGTTGCTGCCCGACAGCGGCGAGATCCAGCTCGCGCCGCAATTGATGCGCAACCTGGACCCCGAAGAAGGTCCGACCCGGCAAGCCCTGGACTCCTGGCTGAACCTCATCCACCCCGCTGATCGCCAGGAATTGCACAGCCGCCTGCGCGACCTGCAAGCCCTCGGCAAACCCTTGCTGACCAGCGTGCGCCTCAACCGTGGCGACAGCGACCAGCCGCCCACCTGGTACCGCGTGCAGGGCCAGGTGCTGGGCGCGGGTGAGCAGCGCCGCTGGATCGGCTTCATGCTCGATATCAGCGATATCAAGAACCAGCAACTGCAAGCCGACGCCGCCCGCGCCCGGCTGGACAACCTGATCGCCAGCTCACCGGCGGTGATCTACGTGCAGCGCTACGTCAACGGCGCCCTGCAACCGGTGTTTTTCAGCGACAGCCTGCTGCCGCTGCTGGGCCGCACGCTTGCCGAATGCAACCACGACAGCCTGGTGCAATGGGTCCACCCGCACGACCGTGACCTGTACTTCCAGCGCACGCGCCAGCTGTTGCGCGAAGGCAGCGTGCGCAGCCGCTATCGGGTGCAGGATAAACAGGGCGATTACCACTGGCTGCTCGACGAGGCCAAGCTGCTGCGCGACGACCTCGGCCTGCCGGTGGAGGCGGTCGGGCTGTGGCTGGACGTCACCGACGCCACGCTGGCCGCGCAGCAGGTCAAGGACAGCGAGGAGCGCTACCGCATTCTCGTGGAAGACTCGCCGGCGATGATCTGCCGCTACCGCCCGGACCTGACCCTGACCTTCGGCAACACGCCCCTGGCCAATTACCTGGAGTGCCTGCCCGGCCAATTGCCCGGACTGAACCTGGGCCACTGGCTGTCGGCCGAGCAACGCGCAGCCTTTGTGCTGCGCATCGAGCAACTGACGCCCGAGTTTCCCGTGAGCACGGCGGAAATCAGCCTGCAACTGCCCGGACGCGAGCATGCCTGGTGGGTGTGGTCAGACCGTGGCGTGTTCGATGAACGCGGCAATCTGCTCGAAGTGCAGGCCGTGGGCCGCGACAACACCGAAGTGCGCCGCTCCCAGCAACAGCTGACACAAAGCGCGAAAATGGCCACCCTCGGCGAAATGGCCACTGGTCTCGCCCATGAGATCAACCAGCCGCTGAACGTGATGCGCATGGCCATCGTCAACGTACTCAAGCGCCTGGGCAATGGCGACGCGCAAATCGACTACCTGACGGAGAAACTCCAGCGCATCGACGCCCAGGTACAACGCGCCGCGCGGGTGGTGGACCATATGCGCGTCTTCGGCCGCCGCTCGGAAGTCGAGCAGCAGCCCTTCGACCCGGCGCAGGCGGTGGAAGGCACCTTGTCACTGCTCAGCGAAGGCCTGCGCGGCAAGGGCGTGGAGGTCAAACTGACCCAGGCGGATATTCCCGTGCAGGTCACAGGCTACGCCGACCAGTTGGAGCAAGTGCTGATCAACCTGATGGTCAACGCCCGCGATGCGCTGTTGAGCCTGAAGGAACGGCACCCAGACCTGCGTCCGTGGATTGCCGTGCATACCGAACACGACAGCCGTCACGTACGCATCTGGGTCGAAGACAACGGCGGCGGGATTGACCCGCGCCTGCTGGAACGCGTCTTCGAGCCGTTCTTCACCACCAAGCCGATTGGCGTGGGCACCGGGCTGGGCCTGTCGGTGAGCTACGGCATCGTCGAGAACATGGGCGGCCGCCTCAGCGTCAACAACGGTGAGCATGGCGCGCGGTTTTGCGTGGAACTGCCCAGGGCTACCGAGGTTTAA
- a CDS encoding DUF4136 domain-containing protein — protein sequence MRRLCLILLSLGLGACSSPNPYVAASAPMPPAPAQAASTFDASAYPAPVRDYGAYRNWAWRNGQLPAGTAWADSAQVAEAVSGALDQRGLRPLHDNRAPDLLVSADVRLEKRLRQVQDDYGYGYGGYNRYGNGYGMYNSVPVVRTYEVQVVVVRVNLFDARTGQPVWSASAETGSQGSLSERADALRQAVQKAMAAYPAR from the coding sequence ATGCGTCGTCTCTGTTTGATCCTGTTGTCTCTCGGGCTGGGGGCCTGTTCCAGCCCCAACCCTTATGTGGCTGCTTCGGCGCCGATGCCGCCGGCCCCGGCCCAGGCGGCGAGCACCTTTGATGCCAGTGCGTACCCGGCGCCGGTGCGCGACTACGGCGCCTATCGCAACTGGGCGTGGCGCAACGGCCAACTGCCGGCCGGCACCGCCTGGGCGGACTCGGCCCAGGTGGCCGAAGCGGTCAGCGGTGCACTGGACCAGCGCGGTCTGCGGCCGCTGCATGACAATCGCGCGCCCGACCTGCTGGTCAGCGCCGATGTGCGTCTGGAGAAGCGTTTGCGGCAAGTGCAGGACGACTATGGCTACGGTTATGGCGGCTACAACCGCTATGGCAATGGCTACGGCATGTACAACTCGGTGCCGGTGGTGCGTACCTACGAAGTGCAGGTAGTGGTGGTGCGGGTCAATCTGTTCGACGCCCGTACCGGCCAGCCGGTGTGGAGCGCCAGCGCGGAAACGGGCAGCCAGGGCAGCCTGAGTGAACGGGCGGATGCATTGCGCCAGGCGGTGCAGAAGGCAATGGCGGCGTATCCTGCGCGTTAA
- a CDS encoding methyltransferase domain-containing protein, which translates to MSDRHFDQLATRFAEKIYGGAKGAIRLAVLQADLTEALPDRPLRVLDIGAGLGHMSLWLAERGHQVTLAEPAEPMLEGARQRFAEAGQSATFIHAPWQDLLGQLTEPYDLVLCHAVLEWLAEPHAILPVLHQLTRPGGWLSLAFYNRDALIYRNLLKGHFRKMRKNDMAGEKQSLTPQQPLDPRELAAQLDGLWQVESQSGVRVFHDYMPVEFQARADLQDLLEMELAHRRHPSFAGLGRYLHWICRPV; encoded by the coding sequence ATGAGTGACCGGCATTTCGACCAGTTGGCCACGCGTTTCGCCGAAAAGATCTATGGCGGCGCCAAGGGCGCGATTCGCCTGGCCGTGTTGCAGGCCGACCTTACCGAAGCCTTGCCCGACCGCCCGCTGCGCGTGCTGGATATCGGCGCGGGGTTGGGGCATATGTCGTTGTGGCTGGCCGAACGTGGCCATCAGGTGACCCTGGCCGAGCCCGCCGAGCCCATGCTCGAAGGCGCACGCCAGCGTTTTGCCGAAGCCGGTCAGAGCGCCACGTTCATCCATGCGCCCTGGCAAGACCTGCTCGGCCAGCTCACCGAACCCTACGACCTGGTGCTGTGCCATGCCGTGCTGGAATGGCTGGCCGAACCCCATGCGATCCTGCCGGTGCTGCACCAGTTGACGCGGCCCGGCGGCTGGTTGTCCCTGGCGTTCTACAACCGCGATGCGCTGATCTACCGCAACCTGCTCAAGGGCCACTTTCGCAAGATGCGCAAGAACGACATGGCCGGCGAAAAGCAGAGCCTCACGCCGCAACAGCCGCTGGACCCTCGCGAACTGGCGGCGCAACTCGACGGGCTCTGGCAGGTCGAAAGCCAAAGCGGCGTGCGCGTGTTCCACGACTATATGCCGGTGGAATTCCAGGCGCGCGCCGACCTGCAGGATTTGCTGGAGATGGAGCTCGCTCACCGTCGTCACCCAAGCTTTGCCGGACTTGGGCGTTATTTGCACTGGATATGCCGTCCGGTTTAA
- a CDS encoding DUF4136 domain-containing protein, translating into MFRRIATLAFVLLLGGCQSNQVNHDFDASRDFGAYRHWAWKDPALQYRPDDPRIKSDLTEQRIRQAVGEQLDQRGLRPAEPGTRADLNVQAYLIVEDRQQQVTTNYGGAWGGPWNGYWGAPMYNETRNITYKVATLQIDLLDGKDGKLVWRGSDEQIMASSPNPQDRSNAIRSTVSKILSNYPPH; encoded by the coding sequence ATGTTTCGTCGTATCGCTACGCTTGCATTTGTCCTGCTGCTGGGCGGTTGCCAGAGCAACCAGGTCAACCATGACTTCGACGCCAGCCGCGACTTTGGCGCCTACCGTCACTGGGCCTGGAAAGACCCGGCGCTGCAATACCGCCCGGATGACCCGCGCATCAAGAGCGACCTCACCGAGCAACGTATCCGCCAGGCCGTGGGCGAGCAGCTTGACCAGCGCGGCCTGCGCCCCGCAGAGCCCGGCACCCGTGCCGACCTGAACGTGCAGGCCTACCTGATCGTCGAAGACCGCCAGCAGCAAGTCACCACCAACTACGGCGGCGCCTGGGGCGGGCCGTGGAATGGCTATTGGGGCGCGCCGATGTACAACGAAACGCGCAACATCACCTACAAGGTGGCGACCCTCCAGATCGACCTGCTCGACGGCAAGGACGGCAAGCTGGTGTGGCGCGGCAGCGACGAGCAGATCATGGCCAGCTCGCCGAACCCGCAGGACCGCAGCAACGCCATTCGTAGCACTGTTAGCAAAATCCTCTCGAACTACCCGCCGCACTGA
- a CDS encoding integrase core domain-containing protein, with translation MPWNQESPMNQRIRLVADWLSGNYTKSQLARRFDVSRPTVDKWIARHNGDLKSLSELSRRPHNSPNKTDDEILARVVAMKEAHDKWGPKKLLELLRLEDPSVAWPSPSTAGQWLDRLGLVNKRRFKRRHSISQAEMREANEPNKTWCADYKGQFKMLDAQMCFPLTVTDHASRMILACRAHPQIKTQPVKQAFERLFQEYGMPEVIRSDNGVPFASPGLARMSTLAVWWIRLGIYPERTMPGRPAQNGRHERMHRSLKLELPIGKNLVEQQLLLEHFRHEFNYVRPHEALGMKRPGDLYVPSTRLYPGCLPDVEYPAEMRVRSVRQDGSIKWNGKLLFVSEALSGERIGLKEVEDDVWDLYLCDYPLGRLGRGMTRVQASNV, from the coding sequence ATGCCCTGGAACCAAGAGTCTCCGATGAATCAACGAATCAGACTGGTCGCCGACTGGCTTTCCGGCAACTACACCAAAAGCCAGTTGGCACGTCGCTTTGACGTTAGTCGGCCTACGGTCGACAAATGGATTGCCCGGCACAACGGTGATTTAAAGTCCTTATCCGAGCTGTCCCGACGACCTCACAACAGCCCAAATAAAACCGACGACGAGATTTTGGCTCGTGTGGTGGCGATGAAGGAGGCCCACGATAAATGGGGGCCTAAGAAGCTTCTCGAACTATTACGGCTTGAAGATCCTTCCGTCGCCTGGCCTTCTCCAAGTACAGCGGGCCAGTGGCTTGATCGACTTGGGCTCGTCAACAAACGACGTTTCAAGCGCCGGCACAGTATTTCCCAGGCAGAAATGCGAGAGGCCAACGAACCTAACAAGACTTGGTGCGCTGATTACAAAGGGCAATTCAAGATGCTTGACGCGCAGATGTGCTTCCCTTTGACCGTTACAGACCACGCGTCCCGGATGATTCTGGCGTGCAGGGCCCATCCCCAGATCAAGACCCAGCCAGTAAAACAAGCATTTGAAAGGCTTTTTCAGGAGTACGGCATGCCGGAAGTTATCCGTTCGGACAACGGGGTTCCGTTCGCCTCTCCGGGTCTGGCAAGAATGTCCACATTGGCAGTTTGGTGGATTCGTCTGGGCATCTATCCGGAGCGCACCATGCCAGGAAGACCCGCCCAGAATGGTCGCCATGAGCGAATGCACCGTAGTTTGAAACTTGAGCTGCCCATAGGGAAAAACTTAGTCGAGCAGCAGCTTTTGCTGGAGCATTTCAGGCATGAGTTCAATTACGTACGCCCTCATGAAGCCCTCGGCATGAAACGTCCGGGAGACCTATATGTGCCGTCTACCCGACTTTACCCAGGTTGTTTGCCCGATGTGGAGTATCCCGCAGAAATGAGGGTTCGCAGCGTCAGACAGGACGGATCGATCAAATGGAACGGCAAGTTGTTATTTGTCAGCGAGGCACTATCTGGGGAAAGGATAGGACTCAAAGAAGTTGAAGATGATGTTTGGGATTTGTACCTGTGTGATTATCCCCTGGGGAGGCTTGGGCGAGGTATGACCCGCGTCCAGGCCTCAAATGTGTAA